The following are from one region of the Methanospirillum hungatei genome:
- a CDS encoding MATE family efflux transporter yields MDHESDTTGVTLLKGDPKIAIIKLSIPMIVAMLLMSTYNLVNAIWVAGLGADALAAVGFITPLFMILIGLANGLGAGATSVISRRIGAGDRNGAHATAVQAVLLSIAISILISLLLITFSRPLMILFGAGNTVDLAVEYGNIVFAGTILILFTNVGYGILRGEGDTKRTMYVMGAASIINIVLDPIFIYYMNWGIAGAAWGMIVSLVLIASVQIYWFCIKKDTYITLSKHVDIRETRHIKDVLAIGLPASCEFFLMAILAVFINILLVMVANTDAVAVYTAGWRVIMFAIIPLVAISTSVVAVTGAAFGGRHFEKFPVIHNFSVFLGIVIATIIAILTWLFADQISYIFSYSAEGAHLAPSIAAFLATMCIFYPFVSPGIMSSSVFQGTGRGLSSLLLNVLREIVFMASAAYLLGVVLGYGEHGIWWGLIIGDILGGITGYVWVRFYISRIIRYT; encoded by the coding sequence ATGGATCATGAATCTGATACAACCGGAGTCACCCTTCTGAAAGGTGATCCGAAAATCGCCATTATAAAACTCTCTATTCCGATGATAGTAGCCATGCTGCTCATGTCCACCTATAACCTGGTGAATGCCATCTGGGTAGCTGGACTCGGGGCAGATGCCTTGGCAGCTGTTGGTTTTATCACTCCCCTGTTTATGATTCTAATCGGACTGGCAAATGGACTTGGAGCCGGAGCTACGTCTGTAATTTCCCGAAGAATCGGCGCAGGAGACAGAAATGGAGCACATGCAACTGCAGTTCAGGCAGTTCTCCTGAGCATCGCAATCTCGATTCTTATATCCCTTTTGCTTATTACATTCAGCAGACCACTGATGATACTGTTTGGTGCAGGAAATACAGTAGATCTTGCAGTAGAGTATGGAAACATCGTATTTGCAGGGACTATCCTGATTCTTTTCACCAATGTCGGATACGGGATTCTCAGAGGAGAAGGAGATACCAAACGGACGATGTACGTCATGGGAGCAGCATCCATCATCAATATCGTTCTTGATCCGATCTTTATCTACTATATGAACTGGGGTATTGCTGGTGCTGCCTGGGGTATGATAGTATCACTGGTTCTCATCGCATCTGTCCAGATATACTGGTTCTGTATTAAAAAGGACACCTATATTACCCTTTCAAAACATGTGGATATTCGTGAAACCAGGCACATCAAAGATGTTCTGGCAATCGGACTTCCAGCCAGTTGTGAATTTTTCCTGATGGCAATCCTCGCCGTTTTCATCAATATACTGCTGGTCATGGTTGCAAATACTGATGCTGTCGCGGTATATACAGCAGGATGGCGGGTAATTATGTTCGCGATCATTCCTCTTGTTGCAATATCCACATCTGTTGTTGCAGTTACCGGTGCAGCATTCGGAGGACGACATTTTGAAAAGTTTCCGGTTATCCATAACTTTTCTGTCTTCTTAGGTATTGTCATCGCTACCATCATTGCAATTCTGACCTGGCTTTTTGCAGATCAGATTTCGTATATATTCTCGTACTCAGCTGAAGGAGCACATCTAGCGCCATCAATAGCAGCATTCCTTGCAACGATGTGCATATTTTATCCATTTGTATCTCCAGGAATTATGTCATCCTCTGTCTTTCAGGGAACCGGGCGGGGATTATCATCACTCCTTCTCAATGTGCTCAGAGAGATAGTATTCATGGCATCTGCAGCATATCTGCTCGGCGTTGTTCTTGGATATGGCGAACACGGCATCTGGTGGGGACTCATTATCGGTGATATTCTTGGTGGAATTACCGGGTATGTCTGGGTTAGGTTTTACATCAGCCGAATTATCAGATATACCTGA